Proteins found in one Candidatus Nitrosopelagicus brevis genomic segment:
- a CDS encoding CFI-box-CTERM domain-containing protein, with amino-acid sequence MNKLILLAPLMALLLVPMASEAEAALGDEWAAIKKTLGNAYKAETTEESLKLLADARGIYMSEFAGAARTHDPATHEVIMECYDKAKQNYQDGDNKQAKLWIQCQEKSIYTLGMVMMEDAVSKNNSAAYIDWVDIVKTKFKVADKDAGSLALLTAIENDPSKLKLYSGVVRDNMLDIFELKTVEELEEALIKYNEDDTYGAKKYAYEGLYYYRTLDPYVVDSIGQGKADQLYGLMEKAMAISDSANDGVSIADLKVQMKDTKKEVEKIVMKHNGIAGTPEALALAGISDRLHLVKVEYVDAIDGTGAIINDMEYAETVAFAHGAVEIADENAEVLKALGASDFEKLQSQLSSIASDVDNFVKISTVLKQADEATLTVKNLQANAGEGGANLGGYFETIDRLLITAQAAYANGDADLAHELVGTAYLDNYEFLEAPIGEVDNKLMKTIEDDMRENLRNMITSGSSYNDVESHILMINNDLKTAQAAIASGPAPKAAAAAPAPTPAPTPAPAPAAQETQQISLEEGGGCLIATAAFGSEMAPQVQFLREIRDNTVMNTQSGTAFMTGFNQVYYSFSPAVADLERENPVFKEAVKVTLTPMLTSLTLLNYVEVDTEEEMLGYGISLILLNIGMYFVAPAAAIVAIKKRFF; translated from the coding sequence GTGAATAAGTTAATTTTGTTAGCACCATTGATGGCACTTCTTTTAGTGCCAATGGCATCTGAAGCTGAAGCAGCTCTTGGTGATGAATGGGCAGCAATTAAGAAAACACTCGGTAATGCATACAAAGCAGAAACAACTGAGGAATCACTAAAACTTCTAGCAGATGCACGTGGAATCTATATGAGTGAATTTGCAGGAGCAGCAAGAACACATGATCCAGCAACACATGAAGTTATAATGGAATGTTATGACAAAGCAAAACAAAATTATCAAGATGGCGATAACAAACAAGCAAAATTATGGATTCAATGCCAAGAAAAATCAATTTACACACTTGGTATGGTAATGATGGAAGATGCAGTATCAAAGAATAACTCTGCAGCATACATTGACTGGGTAGACATTGTTAAGACAAAATTCAAAGTCGCTGACAAAGACGCAGGTTCACTAGCATTACTCACTGCAATTGAAAACGACCCATCAAAACTCAAACTATACTCTGGTGTAGTTAGAGACAACATGTTAGATATTTTTGAATTAAAAACAGTTGAAGAATTAGAAGAAGCACTAATCAAATATAACGAAGATGACACATACGGCGCAAAGAAATATGCCTATGAGGGATTATACTATTACAGAACACTTGACCCATATGTCGTAGACTCAATTGGTCAAGGTAAAGCAGACCAACTATACGGATTAATGGAAAAAGCAATGGCAATTTCTGACTCTGCAAATGACGGCGTATCAATTGCAGACTTGAAAGTACAAATGAAAGACACCAAGAAAGAAGTAGAGAAAATTGTCATGAAACACAACGGAATTGCTGGTACTCCTGAAGCACTTGCACTAGCAGGTATCTCTGACAGATTACACTTAGTCAAAGTAGAATATGTTGATGCAATTGACGGTACAGGCGCAATCATTAATGACATGGAATATGCTGAAACTGTAGCATTTGCACACGGTGCAGTTGAAATCGCTGATGAAAACGCAGAGGTATTGAAAGCACTTGGAGCAAGTGACTTTGAGAAATTACAATCACAATTATCAAGTATCGCATCTGATGTAGATAACTTTGTAAAAATTTCAACAGTTCTAAAACAGGCTGACGAAGCAACCTTAACTGTAAAGAACCTACAAGCAAACGCAGGTGAAGGTGGAGCAAACCTAGGTGGTTACTTTGAGACTATTGATAGATTATTGATTACCGCACAAGCAGCATATGCTAACGGTGATGCTGACTTGGCACACGAACTAGTTGGAACTGCATACTTGGACAACTATGAATTCCTAGAAGCACCAATTGGTGAAGTTGACAATAAATTAATGAAAACTATTGAAGATGATATGAGAGAGAACTTGAGAAACATGATTACATCTGGTTCTTCTTACAACGATGTTGAATCTCACATCCTAATGATTAACAACGACTTAAAGACAGCACAAGCAGCAATTGCTAGTGGTCCTGCTCCAAAGGCAGCCGCAGCAGCACCTGCCCCAACCCCAGCACCAACCCCTGCCCCAGCACCAGCAGCACAAGAAACACAACAAATAAGCCTTGAAGAAGGTGGCGGTTGTCTAATTGCAACTGCAGCATTCGGTTCTGAAATGGCACCACAAGTCCAATTCCTAAGAGAAATTAGAGATAACACTGTAATGAACACACAATCCGGTACAGCATTCATGACCGGCTTTAACCAAGTCTACTACTCCTTCTCACCAGCAGTTGCTGACTTAGAAAGAGAAAACCCAGTATTCAAAGAAGCAGTCAAAGTAACATTAACACCAATGTTGACTTCACTAACATTACTCAACTATGTCGAAGTTGACACTGAAGAAGAAATGTTAGGCTACGGTATCAGTCTAATACTACTTAACATCGGAATGTACTTTGTAGCACCAGCAGCAGCAATTGTTGCAATCAAAAAACGATTCTTTTAA
- a CDS encoding DUF6659 family protein has protein sequence MSDSVYDPRCKEIQHHDGVRFAAIINHAGEKIAGGFTEGVNPYEGDETKLHDFYKFALTVSLRTDELNNSLGALNYIASRRDKVILISFPFPVTTNILLISAEPGLDIEKLAQNVVKIFSDDSSGFTKTLADD, from the coding sequence ATGAGTGATTCAGTTTATGATCCAAGATGTAAAGAGATTCAACATCATGATGGTGTTAGATTTGCAGCAATCATTAATCATGCTGGAGAAAAAATTGCCGGTGGTTTTACAGAAGGTGTTAATCCGTATGAAGGTGATGAAACAAAGTTACATGACTTTTACAAATTTGCATTAACTGTCTCATTAAGAACTGATGAATTGAATAACTCTCTTGGTGCACTAAACTACATTGCATCAAGACGTGATAAAGTAATTCTAATCAGTTTTCCTTTCCCTGTTACAACAAACATACTTTTGATATCTGCCGAACCAGGATTAGATATTGAAAAACTTGCACAAAATGTTGTAAAAATTTTCTCAGATGATTCTTCTGGATTCACAAAAACACTTGCTGACGACTAG
- a CDS encoding nitroreductase family protein produces the protein MDKKIDPKRTWPKGYEPKEGEDEDITLRLGLMSNILNKKTEKKLNTDIFKVMATRRSTRKFSTNPVERWKIDKILAAADSAPTAGNFQGFEIFYISDKDTKEELVKAANKQPYVNTPLVLVFCMNPARVKLDFSPKVIMKFSIQDATLAAAYSQLAASALGLSSIWIGMFDEEKVKEIIGTDLRPTSLLCVGYPIKKRPAKQRRQLKELIHVVEKKD, from the coding sequence ATGGATAAGAAAATAGATCCTAAACGTACATGGCCAAAGGGGTATGAGCCAAAGGAAGGAGAAGACGAAGACATAACTCTTAGACTAGGATTAATGTCAAATATTCTAAATAAGAAAACTGAGAAAAAACTCAATACAGACATTTTCAAGGTTATGGCGACACGAAGATCAACTAGAAAATTTTCTACAAATCCCGTAGAAAGATGGAAAATTGACAAAATTCTAGCTGCAGCAGATTCTGCACCAACAGCAGGTAATTTTCAAGGATTTGAGATTTTCTATATCAGTGATAAGGATACAAAAGAAGAGCTTGTCAAAGCAGCAAACAAACAGCCCTATGTCAATACCCCACTAGTTCTGGTATTTTGCATGAATCCAGCTAGGGTGAAACTTGACTTTTCCCCAAAAGTCATAATGAAATTTTCAATTCAAGACGCCACACTTGCAGCCGCATACTCGCAATTAGCTGCATCAGCACTAGGATTAAGCAGCATATGGATAGGCATGTTTGATGAAGAGAAAGTAAAGGAGATTATCGGAACAGACCTTAGGCCTACATCATTACTGTGTGTAGGATATCCAATCAAAAAAAGACCGGCAAAACAAAGAAGACAGTTAAAAGAACTCATCCACGTTGTGGAGAAAAAAGACTAG
- a CDS encoding aspartate aminotransferase family protein, translating into MPSVQEIYKKKTRKSSKLFAKAKKVHINGVHHNIRFFEPYPFVTKSAEGKFLRDVDSNKYVDYWMGHWSLILGHAQKQVQKKAAGQLKKGWMHGTSNENAIALSEKISKAVPVAEKIRYASTGTEATMYSVRLARAVTGKKIIAKIDGGWHGYTTDLLKTVNWPFDVSESQGLTDEEHIVSLPLNNLEESLRILKSVKKDLAGVLIEPVLGGGGAIPATQEYLQGIQEMAKRNNSLFMLDEIVTGFRFRYGCLYPKMKLDPDIVTLGKIVGGGFPIGVICGKDEIMQHANTSINSKKNRTYIGGGTFSANPLSMMAGETTLGILKNKENTLYKKLDGLGNQTTKMLRKIFSDEVIVTGKGSLFMTHFPRNGMTEINNAADAAKCDSTKLFKYHFEMIAKNGIFFLPGKLGAFSDAHSIADVKEMKKATESYVTGLKR; encoded by the coding sequence ATGCCCAGTGTACAAGAAATCTACAAGAAAAAAACTAGAAAATCATCCAAACTATTTGCAAAGGCAAAAAAGGTTCACATTAACGGAGTTCATCATAACATAAGATTTTTTGAACCATATCCATTTGTAACAAAATCAGCAGAGGGTAAATTTCTCAGAGATGTTGATTCTAACAAATATGTAGATTACTGGATGGGTCACTGGAGTCTAATTTTAGGACATGCTCAAAAACAGGTTCAGAAAAAGGCTGCAGGTCAACTGAAAAAAGGATGGATGCATGGAACATCAAATGAAAATGCAATTGCACTTTCTGAAAAAATTTCTAAAGCGGTTCCGGTAGCCGAAAAAATTCGTTATGCATCAACAGGTACAGAGGCTACAATGTATTCAGTAAGATTGGCGCGTGCAGTAACAGGGAAAAAAATTATTGCAAAAATTGATGGAGGTTGGCATGGGTATACAACAGATTTACTAAAAACTGTAAACTGGCCATTTGATGTTTCAGAAAGTCAAGGGTTGACAGATGAAGAGCATATTGTTTCACTGCCATTAAACAACTTGGAAGAATCATTAAGAATTTTGAAATCTGTGAAAAAAGATTTGGCAGGAGTTTTAATTGAACCGGTTTTAGGCGGAGGCGGAGCAATTCCAGCAACTCAAGAATATTTGCAAGGCATACAAGAAATGGCAAAGAGAAATAATTCACTATTCATGTTAGATGAAATTGTTACAGGATTTAGATTCAGATATGGATGTCTATATCCAAAAATGAAACTTGATCCGGACATTGTTACATTAGGAAAGATTGTCGGAGGAGGATTCCCAATTGGAGTAATTTGCGGAAAAGATGAAATTATGCAACATGCAAACACATCAATCAATTCTAAGAAAAATAGAACATACATTGGAGGAGGTACATTTTCTGCAAATCCATTATCAATGATGGCAGGAGAAACAACGCTTGGAATTTTAAAGAATAAGGAAAATACACTTTACAAAAAACTAGATGGGTTAGGAAATCAAACAACAAAAATGCTAAGAAAGATATTTTCAGATGAAGTAATTGTTACAGGAAAAGGCTCTTTGTTTATGACACATTTTCCAAGAAATGGAATGACTGAAATTAACAATGCTGCGGATGCTGCAAAATGTGATTCTACAAAACTATTCAAGTATCATTTTGAAATGATAGCAAAAAATGGCATATTCTTTTTGCCAGGAAAATTAGGAGCATTCTCAGATGCACATTCAATAGCAGATGTCAAAGAAATGAAAAAGGCCACAGAAAGCTATGTCACAGGTTTAAAGAGATAG